In one Triplophysa dalaica isolate WHDGS20190420 chromosome 9, ASM1584641v1, whole genome shotgun sequence genomic region, the following are encoded:
- the LOC130428300 gene encoding uncharacterized protein LOC130428300 has protein sequence MNFTPAPAHTRRKAKSRTGAMTSPPPPRPVFEISTRNRFAALCETKSNAVVIGDSIVRNVRASFTEGKVRTHCFPGARVLDVSAQVTAILKEDARVGAVVLHAGVNDVRMRQSEILKRDFRSLVDTVRNASPTARIIVSGPLPIYRRGNEKFSRLFTLNNWLMSWCIEQKLLFVNNFDLFWERPRLFRPDGLHPSSIGAEILSDNISKTLRTI, from the coding sequence atgaacttcactcctgcacctgcacacacacggcggaaggcgaaatccaggaccggagcgatgacctctcccccaccgccgcgaccggtcttcgagatttctacgagaaatcgctttgccgccctctgcgagacgaaatccaacgctgtggtcatcggagactcaatcgtccggaacgtacgcgcctccttcactgaaggtaaggtgcgcactcactgttttcctggcgcccgtgttctcgatgtgtctgcgcaggtaactgcgattctgaaggaggatgcaagagtaggagccgtagttctgcacgcgggggtgaatgatgtgagaatgcggcagtcggagatcctgaagagggacttcaggagtctggtcgatactgttcgcaacgcatcgcccacggcgaggatcatcgtatcagggccgcttccaatttaccgacgagggaacgaaaagttcagtagactatttacgcttaataattggttaatgtcatggtgtattgaacagaagctgctctttgtaaataattttgatctgttctgggagcgaccaaggcttttccgccccgacgggctgcaccccagcagcattggagcggaaattctgtctgacaacatctcaaagacgctacgcaccatttga